From the genome of Chania multitudinisentens RB-25, one region includes:
- the ypfH gene encoding esterase, whose amino-acid sequence MKHEHFVVQSPVTPAEQLILLFHGVGDNPVAMGEIGRYFAKDFPQALVVSIGGPFAFGQGNGRQWFSVQGISEANRVERIAEVMPKFVETVRYWQQQSGVGYAGTALIGFSQGSIMALESLKAEPKLAGRVVSFSGRFAQLPEVNFGESVVHLIHGETDAVIAVEHARAAAARLQTVGCDFTLDVEEGVGHAINQGMMNQALERLHYYVPQHYWEEAMFGKRGDLIAFK is encoded by the coding sequence ATGAAACATGAACATTTCGTTGTGCAAAGCCCTGTAACACCGGCTGAGCAGTTGATCCTGCTGTTTCATGGCGTGGGCGATAATCCGGTCGCGATGGGGGAGATTGGCCGCTACTTCGCCAAAGATTTCCCGCAGGCGCTGGTGGTGAGCATCGGAGGGCCGTTTGCTTTTGGGCAGGGTAATGGTCGCCAGTGGTTCTCCGTGCAGGGGATCTCGGAAGCAAACCGTGTGGAACGTATTGCCGAGGTGATGCCGAAGTTTGTTGAAACTGTGCGTTATTGGCAACAACAAAGTGGTGTAGGCTATGCCGGAACGGCGTTGATCGGTTTTTCTCAAGGCTCGATTATGGCGCTGGAAAGTTTAAAAGCAGAACCGAAACTGGCCGGGCGCGTGGTGTCTTTCAGTGGCCGTTTTGCCCAATTGCCGGAAGTGAACTTTGGTGAAAGCGTGGTGCATCTGATCCACGGTGAAACCGATGCCGTGATTGCGGTGGAACATGCGCGTGCGGCGGCGGCACGGTTACAAACCGTTGGCTGTGATTTTACGTTAGATGTAGAAGAAGGCGTTGGGCATGCCATCAATCAGGGCATGATGAACCAGGCGCTGGAACGTTTACATTACTATGTGCCGCAGCATTATTGGGAAGAGGCGATGTTCGGTAAGCGGGGAGATTTGATCGCGTTTAAATAA
- a CDS encoding tRNA(Met) cytidine acetyltransferase TmcA: protein MLQAIQQRMQRQGIRRLLVLSGETQWCRRQAQQLAAQLPGDWPWVGNEAHCTPQALTNGTVKTLLGQERLHAVFDATQGLDVAALAQLCGTLRAGSWLLLLVPAWPRWAQQPDGDSLRWSDCPQPIVTANFIKHLQQQLTADHEVTIWRQGEPLCLAPLPQRQDWQPPQGKPSSEQQAILARLLVAEPGVWVLTAARGRGKSTLAGMLVAASPLTCWLTGPSRAATEVASEWAGGKAVFWAPDALLHHCAAHRVSDVGWLLVDEAAAIPGPLLQQLVNYFPRVLLTTTVQGYEGTGRGFLLKFCAALPQWQPLSLQQPIRWSAGDALERIIDNALLFNEEPPWSAANQALSITPLEQAELCADPQRLKRFYALLSSAHYRTSPLDLRRLMDAPGMHFSAASQANEIVGALWLVDEGGLPAELAHEVWAGRRRPRGNLVAQSLAAHGGHWWAPTLRSRRITRIAVLPELRQQGIASRLIEQQKQCSQGLDFLSVSFGYTEPLWRFWQSCGFTLVRIGSKPEASSGCYTAMALLPLSDQGEVLCHAAHKHLARDWRWLQQRVDLQLLIVGDDSAPLLNEEDWRELAGFAFAHRPLEASLGALQRLLLTTPWPLAALRRHLQRQQSVAQCVAEYGLSGQKALLRHWRQEVAQALAQLDQPRCHRWQQWSQSLQ, encoded by the coding sequence GGGTAGGTAACGAAGCTCACTGTACGCCACAGGCTTTGACCAATGGCACGGTCAAAACGTTGCTTGGTCAAGAGCGCTTGCACGCCGTTTTTGACGCGACACAAGGGCTGGATGTTGCCGCTCTGGCCCAGCTTTGCGGTACGCTGCGCGCCGGTAGCTGGCTGCTGCTGTTGGTTCCCGCTTGGCCGCGTTGGGCGCAGCAGCCGGATGGCGATAGCCTGCGCTGGAGCGATTGCCCACAGCCGATCGTTACAGCGAATTTCATTAAGCATTTGCAGCAACAGCTCACGGCAGACCATGAAGTGACCATTTGGCGACAGGGTGAACCATTGTGTTTGGCGCCGCTGCCGCAGCGCCAGGATTGGCAACCGCCACAGGGTAAACCGAGCAGCGAGCAGCAGGCTATTTTAGCCCGCTTGTTGGTGGCCGAGCCCGGTGTCTGGGTGCTGACCGCAGCACGTGGCCGTGGGAAATCCACGTTAGCAGGGATGCTGGTAGCGGCCAGCCCACTTACTTGCTGGCTTACCGGGCCAAGCCGGGCGGCAACTGAGGTCGCCAGTGAATGGGCGGGGGGGAAAGCGGTATTCTGGGCTCCCGATGCGCTGTTGCACCATTGTGCCGCACATCGCGTCAGCGATGTTGGCTGGTTATTGGTGGATGAGGCTGCGGCGATCCCTGGCCCGTTATTACAGCAATTGGTGAATTATTTCCCACGCGTGCTACTGACCACCACGGTTCAGGGCTACGAAGGCACAGGGCGCGGCTTTTTGCTTAAATTCTGTGCTGCATTGCCACAGTGGCAGCCGCTCAGTTTACAGCAGCCGATACGCTGGTCGGCGGGTGATGCTCTGGAACGCATCATCGATAACGCATTGCTGTTTAATGAAGAACCGCCGTGGTCGGCAGCCAATCAGGCGTTGAGTATTACCCCTCTTGAACAAGCAGAGCTGTGTGCCGATCCACAGCGATTAAAGCGTTTTTATGCGTTGCTCAGCAGCGCCCATTATCGAACCTCTCCGTTGGATCTGCGCCGCCTGATGGATGCGCCGGGGATGCATTTCAGCGCTGCCTCGCAGGCGAACGAGATCGTGGGGGCGCTGTGGTTGGTGGATGAAGGAGGATTGCCGGCTGAACTGGCGCATGAAGTCTGGGCCGGTCGCAGGAGGCCGCGTGGCAATCTGGTAGCACAATCGCTGGCAGCACATGGCGGCCACTGGTGGGCTCCAACGCTGCGCTCACGCCGCATTACCCGCATTGCGGTATTGCCGGAGCTGCGTCAGCAAGGGATTGCCAGCCGATTAATCGAACAGCAAAAACAATGTTCGCAGGGGTTGGATTTTCTTTCCGTCAGCTTTGGCTATACCGAGCCGTTGTGGCGTTTTTGGCAATCCTGTGGTTTTACTCTGGTGCGCATCGGCAGCAAACCGGAAGCCAGCAGCGGTTGCTATACCGCCATGGCGCTATTGCCGCTTAGCGATCAGGGAGAGGTCTTGTGCCACGCGGCGCATAAGCATTTGGCCCGTGACTGGCGTTGGTTACAGCAGCGTGTTGATCTGCAACTGCTCATAGTGGGGGATGATAGTGCTCCATTGCTGAACGAAGAGGATTGGCGCGAGCTGGCTGGGTTTGCCTTCGCCCATCGGCCACTGGAAGCCAGCCTGGGGGCGCTGCAACGCTTGTTATTGACCACCCCATGGCCGCTGGCTGCTCTGCGCAGACATTTGCAACGGCAGCAGAGTGTGGCGCAATGCGTTGCTGAGTATGGTTTAAGCGGCCAGAAAGCACTCTTGCGCCACTGGCGGCAAGAAGTTGCGCAGGCGCTCGCACAGTTGGATCAGCCGCGTTGTCATCGTTGGCAGCAGTGGTCACAATCATTGCAATAA
- a CDS encoding YpfN family protein, with the protein MHWLTDYWWVILVILVGIVLNGIKELRRLDHKKFLANKPELPPHRDNNAKWDDEEDWPKKK; encoded by the coding sequence ATGCATTGGTTAACAGACTACTGGTGGGTAATCCTGGTGATACTGGTCGGCATAGTGCTTAACGGGATCAAAGAGTTACGCCGCCTGGATCACAAAAAATTCCTGGCCAACAAACCGGAGTTGCCACCGCACCGCGATAACAACGCCAAGTGGGACGACGAAGAGGATTGGCCGAAGAAGAAGTAA